The following are from one region of the Rosistilla carotiformis genome:
- a CDS encoding amidohydrolase codes for MFRLLPRVFLFAVITSPGWAKEPAQEGPETEMPAVVKAWVESHLENLIADYHWFHTHPELSFEERETSARIAQRWREAGFEVTTGVGGYGVVGILENGPGPRLMLRTDLDALPLVEKTELPYASTVTTKNTDGTDTGVMHACGHDVHMTNLVGVAQFLASHRDLWQGTLMLIGQPAEERGAGAKAMLEDGLFTRFQKPDFAIALHVGGNVATGKVETLAGFAMANVDSVDITMIGRGGHGSAPHTTIDPIVQAAALVMDLQTIVSREIKPLDPAVVTVGSIHGGTKHNIIGDSCHLQLTVRSYDPKVREKLLAAIERKAKAVAASFAAPEPKISVAEGTPSLRNDDQLAARITAVFQKLLGEANVSTPAPSMGGEDFSRYGRAGVPILMYRLGSVEARRLDRYEVLGTNPPSLHSSLYYPDIEPTLTTGLQTMVAAALEILSK; via the coding sequence ATGTTTCGTCTATTGCCGCGCGTTTTCCTGTTCGCTGTCATCACCAGTCCCGGATGGGCTAAGGAGCCGGCACAGGAAGGTCCGGAGACGGAAATGCCCGCGGTGGTGAAGGCGTGGGTAGAGAGTCACTTGGAAAACTTGATCGCCGACTACCACTGGTTTCACACCCATCCGGAGCTTTCGTTTGAAGAACGGGAAACCTCTGCTCGGATCGCTCAACGGTGGCGCGAGGCGGGTTTCGAAGTGACCACAGGTGTTGGCGGTTATGGTGTTGTGGGGATCCTTGAAAATGGCCCCGGACCACGCTTGATGCTACGGACCGATCTGGATGCGTTGCCACTGGTCGAAAAAACTGAATTGCCCTACGCATCGACCGTGACCACCAAAAACACCGATGGTACCGATACGGGGGTGATGCACGCTTGTGGCCACGATGTTCACATGACCAACCTGGTTGGCGTCGCTCAATTCCTCGCCAGCCACCGCGATCTATGGCAGGGAACTTTGATGTTGATTGGCCAGCCCGCGGAGGAACGCGGGGCGGGGGCCAAAGCGATGCTCGAAGATGGCCTGTTCACTCGCTTTCAAAAGCCCGACTTTGCGATCGCGCTCCATGTGGGAGGCAATGTCGCGACGGGGAAGGTGGAAACGTTGGCAGGTTTCGCGATGGCGAACGTCGACAGCGTCGATATCACGATGATCGGCCGCGGCGGCCACGGTTCAGCGCCTCACACGACGATCGATCCGATCGTTCAAGCTGCCGCCCTGGTGATGGACCTGCAGACGATTGTCAGCCGCGAAATCAAGCCCTTGGATCCGGCTGTGGTCACCGTCGGATCGATTCATGGTGGGACGAAGCACAATATCATTGGCGATAGCTGCCACCTGCAGCTGACCGTGCGGTCGTACGATCCCAAGGTCCGCGAGAAGCTGCTGGCGGCGATCGAGCGAAAGGCCAAGGCGGTCGCCGCTAGCTTTGCCGCTCCCGAACCGAAGATCAGCGTCGCCGAAGGGACACCTTCGCTGAGGAACGACGATCAGCTGGCTGCGCGGATCACCGCAGTCTTTCAGAAGCTGTTGGGCGAAGCGAATGTGAGCACGCCAGCGCCGTCGATGGGAGGCGAGGACTTCAGCCGATACGGCCGAGCGGGAGTGCCGATTTTGATGTATCGCTTGGGATCGGTCGAAGCGCGGCGGTTGGACCGCTACGAGGTATTAGGAACCAATCCCCCGTCGCTCCACTCGAGTCTCTACTACCCCGACATCGAACCGACGTTGACGACGGGGCTGCAGACGATGGTTGCGGCCGCGCTGGAAATCCTCAGCAAATAG
- the mprA gene encoding MprA protease, GlyGly-CTERM protein-sorting domain-containing form, translated as MNIASIVSPPVDRSPLRRDRRTSNLFAAESRQLVGLLIVAVASVGVLFARPADAAGMLVADGGAGGVLEIKQQDVRVTINNGIAVTQIDQVFVNTENRIVEALYTFPVPRGASVSNFSMWISGKEMIGEVVEKQRAREIYNSYKRVRRDPGLLEQVDFKQFEMRIFPIAAGAEQRVRIEYYQELQLDHDWGTYVYPLATQTAGRPIDTRVQGRFSMNLELLSEVPLQELRSESHKDDFVVVNHTESYAQASMELTEGDLSRDIVLAFQTKRPQTGVDVVSSWPEGEDGYFMMTITPGEDLSSTMEAMDYVFLLDISGSMARDEKLAISRRSVAAFIESLSPEDRFECLAFNLQPTPLFQEARAATADNLEVANEFFAAQRARGGTVLGPALKMAYGYRDADRPLNVVLLSDGLTEPGEQSELLRLIGARPDGVRVFCVGVGNEVNRPLLDQIATRAGGLAAFVSTEDSFRRQAHLMRQKLVRPAIANLSVDFADTRISEVEPQQLGNLFYGTPLRLLGRFSSGGPTQVTMKGEIQGSPWEQTVEIPLPTERSKAYNSLIERMWAFRKVSRLLDEERGGSGSRQAEIVRLCEGYSIVSPYASMLVLENDAEYKRWKIQQRNATRLSRDRASQKQVADKLAALRDRSQEYLVSTPAKPAATDTPAANSQDAANNASVPAGNSPEPAAPGQARSRRGVDLDVRPFSGGGGGAIDPITATLAISAAGAAAWTRRRRNPPAKV; from the coding sequence ATGAACATCGCCTCAATCGTTTCTCCACCCGTCGATCGATCGCCTTTGCGACGCGATCGGAGAACCTCAAACCTCTTCGCCGCCGAGAGTCGACAGTTGGTGGGCTTGCTGATCGTCGCAGTTGCTAGCGTTGGAGTTCTGTTTGCCCGGCCAGCCGATGCGGCCGGAATGCTGGTCGCCGACGGCGGTGCGGGGGGCGTGCTGGAGATCAAACAGCAGGATGTCCGCGTGACGATCAACAACGGGATTGCTGTCACGCAGATCGACCAAGTCTTTGTGAATACCGAAAACCGGATCGTCGAAGCGCTCTACACCTTCCCGGTTCCACGCGGCGCGAGCGTTTCAAATTTCAGCATGTGGATCAGCGGCAAGGAGATGATCGGAGAGGTCGTCGAAAAGCAGCGGGCTCGCGAGATCTACAACAGCTACAAACGGGTGCGACGCGACCCGGGATTGCTCGAACAAGTCGATTTCAAGCAGTTTGAAATGCGGATCTTTCCGATCGCCGCCGGAGCGGAGCAGCGCGTGCGGATCGAATACTACCAGGAACTCCAGCTCGATCACGACTGGGGCACCTACGTTTACCCGCTCGCAACTCAAACCGCAGGTCGCCCGATCGATACGCGGGTGCAGGGCCGGTTTTCGATGAACCTGGAACTGCTCAGCGAGGTGCCGTTGCAGGAACTGCGAAGCGAATCGCACAAGGACGACTTCGTGGTCGTCAACCACACCGAGAGCTATGCTCAGGCGAGCATGGAGCTGACCGAAGGCGATCTTTCCCGCGACATCGTGCTAGCGTTTCAGACCAAGCGGCCGCAGACGGGAGTCGATGTTGTCAGCAGTTGGCCCGAGGGAGAAGACGGCTACTTTATGATGACGATCACGCCGGGCGAGGATCTCAGCAGCACGATGGAGGCGATGGATTATGTCTTTCTGTTGGATATCAGCGGATCGATGGCGAGGGATGAGAAACTGGCGATCAGCCGCCGGAGCGTCGCCGCGTTTATCGAATCGTTGAGCCCCGAGGATCGCTTCGAATGCCTCGCCTTCAATTTGCAACCGACGCCGTTGTTTCAAGAAGCTCGCGCCGCGACGGCTGACAATTTGGAAGTCGCCAATGAATTCTTTGCCGCCCAACGCGCCCGCGGCGGGACCGTGCTGGGGCCAGCGCTGAAGATGGCTTACGGATATCGCGATGCCGATCGACCGCTGAACGTTGTCCTGTTGAGCGACGGGCTGACCGAACCGGGCGAGCAATCGGAACTGCTGCGGTTGATCGGAGCACGACCCGACGGAGTCCGGGTGTTTTGTGTTGGCGTTGGCAACGAAGTGAATCGTCCCCTGTTGGACCAGATCGCGACGCGAGCCGGCGGATTGGCGGCGTTTGTTTCGACCGAGGATAGTTTCCGTCGCCAAGCCCATCTGATGCGTCAAAAGCTGGTTCGCCCAGCGATCGCCAACCTGTCGGTCGATTTCGCCGATACGCGAATCAGCGAAGTCGAACCGCAACAACTGGGCAATCTGTTTTACGGTACGCCACTGCGTCTGTTGGGGCGGTTCTCCTCCGGCGGTCCGACTCAGGTGACGATGAAAGGCGAGATCCAAGGGAGTCCATGGGAACAAACCGTCGAGATCCCTTTGCCGACGGAGCGATCGAAAGCCTATAACAGCCTGATCGAAAGGATGTGGGCGTTCCGCAAGGTCTCGCGGTTGTTGGACGAGGAACGAGGCGGATCGGGATCGCGCCAAGCCGAGATCGTGCGGCTGTGCGAAGGCTATTCGATCGTCTCTCCCTATGCTTCGATGCTGGTTTTGGAGAACGACGCCGAATACAAGCGCTGGAAGATCCAGCAACGCAACGCAACGCGCTTGAGCCGCGATCGGGCTTCGCAAAAACAGGTCGCCGATAAACTGGCGGCTCTACGTGATCGCAGCCAGGAGTACCTTGTATCGACGCCTGCGAAACCGGCGGCGACCGATACGCCCGCTGCAAATAGCCAAGACGCTGCCAACAACGCAAGCGTCCCCGCCGGCAACTCTCCGGAACCTGCCGCGCCCGGCCAAGCTCGCTCGCGTCGCGGAGTCGATCTCGATGTGCGTCCCTTCAGCGGAGGCGGTGGAGGCGCGATCGATCCCATCACCGCCACGCTGGCAATTTCTGCTGCCGGAGCGGCCGCCTGGACACGTCGACGCCGCAACCCACCGGCGAAGGTTTGA
- a CDS encoding HU family DNA-binding protein produces the protein MTKKDIVKTISEEVGLTQQQTKKIVQKTFDAIIESLVKEERIELRNFGVFEVKLRAARKARNPRTGKQVSVPAKYVVTFKPGKEMESRVAELTAGIVNNLETESVLDPLERTDNNHNKPADSTTHDAFGDRSVG, from the coding sequence GTGACCAAAAAAGACATTGTCAAAACGATTTCCGAGGAAGTCGGGCTGACTCAACAACAAACCAAGAAGATCGTTCAAAAAACGTTCGACGCAATCATCGAATCGCTTGTCAAAGAGGAGCGGATCGAACTGCGGAACTTTGGTGTCTTTGAAGTCAAATTAAGGGCTGCCCGAAAGGCCAGGAATCCTCGTACGGGGAAACAAGTGAGTGTGCCGGCAAAGTATGTCGTCACATTCAAGCCAGGCAAGGAGATGGAGTCGCGTGTTGCCGAACTGACGGCGGGCATTGTTAACAACCTTGAGACCGAATCCGTTTTGGATCCGCTCGAAAGAACCGACAACAACCACAACAAGCCCGCCGATTCGACAACTCACGATGCCTTCGGAGACCGCTCCGTTGGCTGA
- a CDS encoding DEAD/DEAH box helicase: MVLDSAFSTVSHCQNQATSCGLGLADNFAPAAVAAKVLAAAHLQPRAYQRRMVVAALQMVAGRWRAPDGQLAPAAGRVLVESPVGSGKTVIGLAIARALQRATGCRVGWAAMRRNSLARVAAENASRDFNLDLQTISMFDKSPAEVDLLVVDEVECGGTAQIERLHRQLHPRWTLGLAANSDPIKACFDRVIRDAGVSQLIADGHLSPYRHYTLGEYTPAVVAKRLIEEPDRWGRSLVFFQRRQQGLACSGLLQEQGIACELLGTGAHRERQLNGFERGSVRVLISTAAVPESLDCPELKTVFCRPAGRSSMLDMAGPVFCKSVGQPIKQIVQCRQAAFPMWKRIEAEEQWEWNQGAWRSVAVNRQLAQSVAPSDPLRLASEFQRQEDVFLGRERLRCSTVSHSVRF; the protein is encoded by the coding sequence ATGGTTCTTGATTCCGCGTTTTCAACAGTTTCGCATTGCCAAAACCAAGCCACATCGTGCGGCTTGGGACTGGCCGATAACTTCGCTCCCGCCGCCGTGGCGGCCAAAGTGCTTGCCGCCGCTCACCTCCAGCCGCGGGCGTATCAGCGGCGGATGGTGGTCGCGGCGCTGCAGATGGTTGCTGGGCGGTGGCGTGCGCCGGACGGGCAGCTGGCTCCCGCGGCGGGGCGTGTCTTAGTCGAGAGTCCCGTCGGCAGCGGCAAGACAGTGATCGGACTAGCGATTGCCCGCGCGCTTCAACGTGCGACCGGATGCCGCGTCGGCTGGGCTGCGATGCGGAGGAACTCGTTGGCTCGCGTCGCTGCGGAAAACGCGTCGCGGGATTTCAACCTGGATCTGCAAACGATCAGCATGTTCGACAAGTCGCCGGCAGAAGTCGACCTGTTGGTGGTCGATGAAGTCGAGTGTGGTGGAACGGCGCAGATCGAACGACTGCACCGGCAACTGCATCCCCGGTGGACCCTCGGGCTGGCGGCAAACAGCGATCCGATCAAGGCTTGTTTCGACCGCGTGATCCGCGACGCGGGAGTCTCGCAATTGATCGCCGATGGTCATTTGAGTCCCTACCGTCACTACACGCTGGGCGAGTATACGCCAGCGGTGGTTGCGAAGCGGTTGATTGAAGAGCCCGATCGATGGGGACGGTCGTTGGTGTTTTTCCAACGCCGACAGCAGGGACTCGCCTGTTCCGGTCTGTTGCAGGAACAGGGAATCGCTTGCGAGCTGTTGGGGACCGGGGCGCATCGGGAACGCCAGTTGAACGGGTTCGAACGAGGAAGCGTGCGTGTTTTGATCAGCACCGCGGCTGTACCCGAATCGCTCGATTGCCCCGAGCTGAAAACGGTCTTCTGTCGTCCGGCGGGGCGCAGCAGCATGTTGGACATGGCGGGGCCGGTGTTTTGCAAGTCGGTGGGGCAGCCGATCAAGCAGATCGTGCAATGTCGGCAGGCGGCTTTTCCAATGTGGAAACGGATCGAGGCGGAGGAGCAGTGGGAATGGAACCAGGGTGCTTGGCGAAGCGTGGCGGTGAACCGGCAACTGGCGCAAAGCGTCGCTCCGTCGGATCCGCTTCGGTTGGCATCGGAGTTCCAGCGGCAGGAGGATGTTTTCCTTGGGCGGGAGCGGTTGCGATGCTCCACCGTGAGTCACAGCGTTAGGTTTTAG
- a CDS encoding amidohydrolase family protein: MNPNSLESLKTSTISRRGCLQSGAVALTGLCLGTSDAAESDPPLEIIDCHTHFYDPSRPQGVPWPGPGPLYRTVLPKHLRELKQYRPVTGTVIVEASVWVEDNAWLLDLAADDPFILGIVGRIDPDQPDFDKHLARFSANPLFRGIRISVGLLKKLLEANDLAALKALADRGLALDVNGGPETPAVIAKLARRLPSLTIVQNHIGNVPVTADRPPQGWIDGIRAAADHDNVYCKISGLVESAAHHSKQPAPKDLEFYRPYLDVVWNAFGDSRVIYASNWPVSDRGATYEDLQRIAMQYAAEKGATATANFCSLNSKQAYRWVERPRLD, translated from the coding sequence ATGAATCCCAATTCACTTGAGTCTCTCAAAACGTCGACGATCTCGCGCCGCGGTTGCTTGCAAAGCGGTGCCGTTGCGTTGACCGGGCTGTGTCTTGGCACCAGCGACGCCGCCGAAAGCGATCCGCCGCTGGAGATCATCGATTGCCATACGCACTTCTACGATCCAAGCCGGCCACAGGGAGTGCCTTGGCCCGGACCGGGTCCGCTCTACCGAACCGTCTTGCCGAAACATCTCCGCGAGCTGAAGCAATACCGCCCGGTGACCGGAACCGTGATCGTCGAAGCGAGCGTCTGGGTAGAAGACAACGCATGGCTGCTCGATTTGGCGGCGGACGATCCGTTTATCTTAGGGATTGTCGGCCGGATCGATCCCGACCAACCCGACTTCGACAAACACCTGGCTCGGTTCTCCGCCAACCCGCTGTTTCGCGGCATCCGGATCTCGGTCGGGCTTTTGAAAAAGCTGTTGGAAGCCAACGACCTCGCGGCACTCAAAGCGCTGGCCGACCGCGGCCTGGCCCTCGACGTCAACGGTGGCCCCGAGACCCCAGCGGTAATCGCCAAGTTGGCGCGTCGGCTGCCCAGCCTGACGATCGTGCAGAATCATATCGGCAACGTCCCGGTCACAGCCGATCGACCGCCGCAGGGATGGATCGACGGGATTCGCGCAGCCGCCGATCACGACAACGTCTACTGCAAGATCTCTGGTCTCGTGGAAAGCGCGGCCCATCACAGCAAGCAACCGGCCCCGAAGGACCTCGAATTCTATCGCCCCTACCTCGATGTCGTCTGGAATGCGTTTGGCGATTCGCGCGTGATCTATGCTAGCAATTGGCCCGTCTCGGATCGCGGGGCCACTTACGAAGACCTGCAGCGGATCGCGATGCAATACGCCGCAGAAAAGGGAGCCACAGCGACCGCCAACTTCTGCTCGCTCAATTCCAAGCAAGCCTATCGCTGGGTCGAACGGCCTCGTTTAGACTGA
- the rrtA gene encoding rhombosortase, producing MKTIPVPVTITIVLISILAAVFPSLTSLLELDFQRAAQGEIWRWISGHVVHFDWSHFFWDVSMFATLSAICESKYRRAYAPILVGSILVISLSLAIVCPEIRCYRGLSGIDTMLFGWWVIDWIRTNLHAKDLPAAGLGGMMLLGLVGKLGYEAVFHQTLFVQSAAFVPLVEAHIAGLICGATAALGVPIVQNWTRVRQPISV from the coding sequence ATGAAGACGATTCCTGTTCCTGTGACGATCACGATCGTCCTGATATCGATTCTTGCCGCGGTCTTTCCGAGCCTCACATCGTTGCTGGAGCTCGATTTTCAACGGGCCGCCCAAGGAGAGATTTGGCGTTGGATCAGCGGACACGTGGTCCATTTTGATTGGAGTCACTTCTTTTGGGATGTCAGCATGTTCGCCACGCTATCGGCGATCTGCGAATCGAAGTACCGCCGCGCGTACGCTCCCATCTTGGTCGGCAGCATATTGGTGATCTCTCTATCGCTAGCGATCGTGTGTCCAGAGATCCGTTGTTATCGTGGGCTCTCGGGAATCGACACGATGTTGTTCGGATGGTGGGTGATCGATTGGATACGAACCAACCTGCACGCCAAAGATTTGCCGGCGGCGGGACTGGGAGGAATGATGTTGCTGGGGCTGGTCGGGAAACTCGGCTACGAAGCGGTCTTTCACCAGACGCTGTTTGTCCAGTCGGCTGCCTTCGTGCCGTTGGTCGAAGCCCACATTGCAGGGCTGATCTGTGGCGCGACCGCCGCACTGGGTGTGCCTATCGTTCAGAATTGGACTCGAGTTCGACAGCCGATCTCAGTCTAA
- the ruvA gene encoding Holliday junction branch migration protein RuvA — translation MITKITGKLASLSEESAILDIPPFEYEVFIPDFTRRQLQGKIGTTISLHTLNYIDGNAAQGGRLSPRLVGFVATVEKQFFELFCSVDGVGVKKALRAMVRPVKEMAVMIEQQDAKGLSSLPGIGPATAERVIAKLRRKMPRFALLVGRDATPEGDDDQLDVVRDTFDALLALGHGEADARQLIDDAMASKKKFKDTESLLTAIYQKSTQ, via the coding sequence TTGATCACAAAGATTACCGGAAAACTGGCGTCACTGAGCGAAGAGTCGGCGATCTTGGATATTCCGCCGTTCGAGTACGAGGTCTTTATTCCCGATTTCACGCGGCGTCAGTTGCAGGGAAAAATCGGCACGACCATTTCGCTGCATACGTTGAATTACATCGACGGCAATGCAGCTCAGGGCGGCCGGCTGTCACCCCGCCTGGTCGGATTTGTCGCCACAGTGGAGAAGCAGTTTTTCGAACTGTTCTGCAGCGTCGATGGGGTTGGCGTCAAAAAAGCGTTGCGTGCGATGGTCCGCCCTGTCAAAGAGATGGCAGTGATGATCGAGCAGCAGGACGCCAAGGGGCTGTCGAGTTTGCCTGGGATCGGCCCGGCGACCGCAGAGCGCGTGATCGCCAAACTGCGTCGCAAGATGCCTCGGTTCGCCTTGTTGGTCGGTCGCGATGCAACGCCCGAAGGGGACGACGACCAACTGGATGTCGTGCGCGATACGTTTGATGCCTTGTTGGCGCTCGGACATGGCGAAGCCGACGCGCGGCAATTGATCGACGATGCGATGGCCAGCAAAAAGAAGTTCAAAGATACCGAATCGCTGCTGACTGCGATCTATCAAAAGAGCACGCAATAG
- a CDS encoding NADP-dependent isocitrate dehydrogenase, with protein sequence MAQAKIIYTQTDEAPALATGSLLPIIRAFATAAGIDVETKDISLAGRILANFSDRLPANQQQTDALAELGELAKTPEANIIKLPNVSASIPQLNAAISELQQHGYELPNFPAEPKTDADQEIRDRYAKVLGSAVNPVLREGNSDRRVAAPVKQYARKNPHSMGAWSADSKSHVASMDDGDFYGSELSHEMAAAGTVRIELVAADGSVTVLKKDFPIQAGEIIDGSRISRSKLQAFFAKEIEDARQNNVLFSLHMKATMMKVSDPIIFGHAVRVFFSDVIEKYSAELDEIGFNPNNGLGDLYAKLGKLDEAKQAEIKAAIAAEMEKRPELAMVDSDKGITNLHVPSDVIIDASMPAAIRTSGRMWGPDGKLHDMKAVIPDRCYAGVYQATIDFCKKNGAFDVTTMGSVANVGLMAQKAEEYGSHDKTFEIPADGTVRVVDGQGETLMQHEVAAGDIWRMCQTKDAPIRDWVKLAVTRARATGATAVFWLDENRAHDANLIAKVNKYLPEHDTAGLDIQIMPPVEATLHACQRAKEGKDTISVTGNVLRDYLTDLFPILELGTSAKMLSIVPLLAGGGLFETGAGGSAPKHVQQFVEEGHLRWDSLGEFLALAVSLEDLGTKTGNKKALVLAETLNTATGTFLDNDKSPSRKVKEIDNRGSHFYLTLYWAQALAAQTQDAELQQRFAAVASQLADQEAKIVAELSDAQGQPVDLGGYYQPNPEKLSNAMRPSATFNSVIESL encoded by the coding sequence ATGGCCCAAGCAAAGATCATTTACACGCAAACCGATGAAGCTCCCGCCCTGGCCACCGGTTCTTTGCTGCCGATCATCCGCGCGTTTGCAACCGCTGCGGGGATCGATGTCGAAACCAAAGACATCTCGCTGGCCGGCCGCATTTTGGCAAACTTCTCCGATCGCCTGCCCGCCAACCAACAACAGACCGATGCCTTGGCGGAACTCGGCGAACTCGCCAAGACTCCCGAAGCGAACATCATCAAACTGCCCAACGTCAGCGCATCGATCCCGCAATTGAACGCCGCGATCAGCGAACTGCAACAGCACGGCTACGAACTGCCCAACTTCCCTGCCGAACCCAAAACCGATGCCGATCAAGAGATTCGCGATCGCTACGCCAAAGTGCTTGGCAGCGCCGTCAATCCGGTCCTTCGCGAAGGCAACTCCGACCGCCGCGTCGCTGCTCCAGTAAAGCAGTACGCCCGCAAGAACCCACACTCGATGGGCGCTTGGTCGGCCGATTCCAAGTCGCACGTGGCGTCGATGGACGACGGTGACTTCTACGGCAGCGAACTATCTCATGAAATGGCCGCCGCGGGCACCGTTCGAATCGAACTGGTTGCCGCCGATGGTTCGGTGACCGTGCTGAAAAAGGACTTCCCAATTCAAGCCGGCGAGATCATCGACGGATCGCGGATCAGCCGCAGCAAACTGCAAGCCTTCTTCGCCAAAGAAATCGAAGACGCGCGCCAGAACAACGTCCTGTTTTCGCTGCACATGAAAGCGACGATGATGAAGGTCTCCGACCCAATCATCTTCGGACACGCCGTCCGCGTCTTCTTCAGCGACGTGATCGAAAAGTATTCCGCGGAGCTCGACGAAATCGGCTTCAACCCGAACAACGGCCTGGGCGATCTGTACGCAAAACTCGGTAAACTGGACGAAGCGAAACAAGCCGAAATCAAAGCCGCCATCGCTGCCGAAATGGAAAAGCGTCCCGAATTGGCGATGGTCGATTCGGACAAAGGGATCACCAACCTGCACGTCCCTAGCGACGTGATCATCGACGCATCGATGCCCGCCGCGATTCGCACCTCCGGCCGCATGTGGGGCCCCGATGGCAAGCTGCACGACATGAAAGCTGTCATCCCCGACCGCTGCTACGCGGGCGTCTACCAAGCGACGATCGACTTCTGCAAAAAGAACGGCGCGTTCGACGTGACCACGATGGGCAGCGTCGCGAATGTCGGCCTGATGGCACAGAAGGCCGAAGAGTACGGGTCGCACGATAAGACCTTTGAAATCCCAGCCGATGGAACCGTCCGCGTTGTCGACGGGCAGGGCGAGACGTTGATGCAACACGAAGTTGCCGCCGGCGACATCTGGCGGATGTGCCAAACCAAAGACGCGCCGATCCGGGACTGGGTCAAACTGGCCGTCACCCGCGCCCGAGCGACCGGCGCGACCGCCGTCTTCTGGTTGGATGAAAACCGCGCCCACGACGCCAACCTGATCGCCAAGGTGAACAAGTACCTGCCCGAACACGATACCGCAGGCTTGGACATCCAGATCATGCCACCTGTCGAAGCCACCCTGCACGCCTGCCAACGGGCGAAGGAAGGCAAGGACACGATCTCGGTCACCGGCAACGTGTTGCGAGATTACCTGACCGATCTGTTCCCGATTCTCGAACTGGGAACCAGCGCCAAGATGCTTTCGATCGTACCGCTGCTGGCCGGCGGTGGCTTGTTCGAAACCGGTGCTGGCGGATCGGCTCCCAAACATGTTCAGCAATTTGTCGAAGAGGGGCACCTGCGTTGGGATTCGTTAGGCGAATTCTTGGCATTGGCTGTCTCGCTGGAAGATCTGGGAACCAAGACAGGCAACAAGAAAGCCTTGGTTCTGGCGGAAACGCTGAACACCGCGACGGGAACATTCCTGGACAACGACAAGTCGCCGTCGCGAAAAGTTAAAGAGATCGACAACCGTGGCAGCCACTTCTATCTGACGCTCTATTGGGCTCAGGCACTGGCCGCGCAAACGCAAGACGCTGAACTGCAACAACGATTTGCAGCCGTCGCCAGCCAGTTGGCCGATCAGGAAGCGAAGATCGTCGCCGAACTCAGCGATGCTCAAGGCCAACCTGTCGATTTGGGCGGCTACTATCAGCCCAATCCAGAAAAGCTGAGCAACGCGATGCGGCCTAGCGCAACGTTCAACTCGGTCATCGAATCGCTGTAA